The following coding sequences lie in one Moritella viscosa genomic window:
- the litR gene encoding HTH-type luminescence regulator LitR, translating into MPAVIRRRTRLSPEARREQLMQCAIEVFSKRGLGRAGHAEIAELAQVSVATVFNYFSSREQLVDSVLIQIEDFFSNMVRKSFIDLAGQPSKSAHQAIHDYLADFVEAAINNPQFTYIWLEWSSSIREDTWPRYLALLDNNIAIISNKIEPAIASGEINTYLTTTEFARSLSNQGYMILQLVNQPQAMDKESIIEFLEKYVTSALAKA; encoded by the coding sequence ATGCCTGCAGTAATCAGACGGCGTACCCGTCTCTCTCCCGAAGCCCGTCGCGAACAATTAATGCAGTGTGCGATTGAAGTATTCTCTAAACGCGGTCTTGGCCGTGCTGGTCACGCAGAAATCGCAGAGTTAGCACAGGTGTCCGTCGCCACTGTTTTTAACTATTTCAGCAGCCGCGAACAACTAGTAGACAGTGTATTAATACAAATTGAAGATTTTTTTAGCAATATGGTACGTAAGAGCTTTATTGATCTTGCTGGACAACCAAGTAAAAGTGCGCATCAAGCCATTCATGACTACTTAGCCGATTTTGTTGAGGCTGCCATCAATAATCCACAGTTCACTTACATTTGGTTAGAATGGAGTTCCTCTATTCGAGAAGATACTTGGCCGCGTTATCTGGCGCTACTCGATAACAACATCGCAATTATCAGCAACAAGATAGAACCCGCTATCGCATCGGGTGAAATAAATACCTATTTAACCACAACTGAATTTGCCCGTAGTCTATCCAACCAAGGCTATATGATCTTGCAATTGGTGAATCAACCTCAAGCCATGGATAAAGAAAGTATTATTGAATTTTTAGAAAAGTATGTAACGTCAGCATTAGCGAAAGCTTAA